Genomic DNA from Sphingobium sp. WTD-1:
TCCCCTGTGCATTCGCCATGTTGCTCTGCACCCGAGGCCATTGCGGGTCAAATGACATCGACCGACAAGCCGCCAGAGACGGAAAATGGCGGATTAACTAAATATTCGGCGATGCCAGTCAGGATCTCGTCCCAGACGATAAGGGGGATATCGCATGGCATTGGGGCGCCTGGCCTGGATCGGCTTGCTGGCTGCAGGGACGATACCGTCTGCCCTGCTCGCCCAGCATCCCGACATGCGGCTGGATAGTCGCATGTTCGTGGAACGGGTGCAGACCGACATCAACGGCCGCGCCCGACGCATCGTCGCCAGCCCCGATCGCCGCCAGCCCGGCGACCAGATGATTTTCATCGTCGACTGGCGCAACACCGGACAACGCCCGGTGCGCGGCTATAGCCTGATCCGGGCCGTGCCGCGCGGCACCACGCTCGACCTGTCCGATCCGACCATGCAGGTGTCGGCCGATGGCGGCCAGCATTGGGGCCGGATCGACCAGCTCTGGCTGCCGACACCGCTGGGCGGCACGCGCCGCGCGATCGCGTCCGACATCACCCATGTGCGCTGGCTGCTGGCGGACGAAATCCCGCCGGGCGAGAGCGGCCGGCTGAGCTATCGCCTGATAACCCGCTAAATCCCTGATTCGGCAAAGGCTTGAGTTGATCCGTGCATCCCCATAGAGACGGGGAGGAACGGAGACATCATTGTGCCCAAAGAAGGGGAACTCGCTTATCTCGCCAATACCGGCGACATCGGCCGCCAGCATTCACTGGAAAAGCCCTTTTCTGACCCACAATGCGGCCTGAACCTGGCCTCCATCGGCTATGTCATGTCGCTGTTGCCGCCGACCCCTGCCCGTATTCTCGACCTGGGCTGTGGCGGCGGATGGACCAGCATCTTCCTCGCCAAACATGGCTATCGCGTCACGGGGCAGGATATTGCGCCCGACATGATCGAGCTGGCGCGGGAAAATGCCGCGCGCCATGGGCTGGACGATCGGCTGGATTTCATCTGCGGCGATTTCGAGCAGATCGGCGACCAAGGGCGGTTCGACGCCGCGATCTTCTTCGATTCCCTGCATCATGCCGAGGATGAGGCACTCGCGATCCGGGCAGCTTGGGCAGCGCTGAAGCCGGGCGGCTTGCTGATCACCCATGAGCCGGGCGAAGGCCATGCGACCCATCCCGATTCGATCGAGGCGATGCGGCTTTATGGCGTCACCGAACGCGACATGCCGCCGCACCTGATCATTGCGCGGGGACGCGAGGCGGGCTTCACCCAATATCGGGTGCTGCCGCTGCCGCAATATCTCCACCATCTTTTCTACGAAGATAATCGCTATCTGCGCCAGCGGCTCAGCCAGCGTTACTGGCGGCGGGTCGGGCGAATATTGCGATTGATATTCCGCCCAGACCTGCGGCGCGGGGCGATCGTCGTCCTGACGAAATAGGGCCTGGCGGCATCCCGCCCGGCCCTATCATGCTCAGCCCTCGAACAGCAGAACCGGCGTTTCCAGCAGCTTGCGCACGGCCTGGACGAAGCTCGCCGCGTCCCAGCCGTCGACCACGCGATGGTCGCAGCTGATCGACAGGTTCATCAGCTTCGCCGCGACGATCTCCTTGCCCCGAAACATCGGACGCTCGATCACGCGGTTGGGGCCAATGATCGCCACTTCGGGCCGGTTGATGACCGGGGTGGTGGCAATGCCGCCGAGCGGGCCGAGCGAGGTCAGGGTCAGGGTAGAACCGGACAGTTCGGCCGATGTCGCCTTGCCGCTGCGCGCGGCGTCGGCGAGGCGGCGGATCTCGGTCGCGAGTTGCCAGACATTCTTGTCCTGCGCGTCGCGAATCACCGGCACCATCAGCCCCGCCTCGGTCTGCGTCGCCATGCCGAGGTGAACGGCACCATGGCGCGTCACCACGCCCGCCTCGTCATCATAACGGGCGTTGAGCATCGGGAAGTCGGGCAGCGTCTTGCAGATCGCCACGATCAGCAGCGGCAGCATGGTCAGCTTTGGCCGATCGCCGCGATGGGCGTTGAGTTGCGCCCGCGCCTCCTCCAGCGCGGTGACGTCAATTTCCTCGACATAGGTGAAGTGCGGGATGTGGCGCTTGGACGCGGCCATATTCTCGGCAATGCGGCGGCGCATGCCGATCACCTTCACCTGCTCGTCGGGGCGCGGTGCCGCGCGGCCGGCCGGGCGATAGCCCTGCCCCGAACCGTAGAGCAGATAGGCGTCGAGATCGGCGTGGCGGATATGGTCGCCATTGGGCTTCACCAGCGCGAGGTCGATGCCCAGTTCCCTGGCGCGTGCGCGGACGGCGGGGGAGGCAAGGATGGCGCTATCCTCCCTGGCACGGGGAGGGGGACCAGCCGCAGGCTGGTGGAGGGGGCTGTCCGCTTTCGCAAGCTGGGGCGTGATGGCCGGTTCTTCGACGGGCGCGTCCAGCGGCGCCCCCCCTCCACCATTCGCTTCGCGAACGGTCCCCCTCCCCGTATCGGGGAGGAACGGGGTCTCGGCCTCGACCGTTTCGACCAACGGCACGGGCGCGTCAGCCGCCCCCTCGCCTTCTGTCTCGATCTCCACCAGCATCGATCCGATCGACACCTGATCGCCGGGTTCACCCGCCAGACGCACGACGGTGCCCGCGACCGGGCTTTCCATCTCGACCGTCGCCTTGTCTGTCATCATGTCGGCAATCGGCTGGTCTTCCTCGACCCGGTCCCCGACCTGGACATGCCAGCCGACAATCTCCGCCTGCGCAATGCCTTCGCCGATGTCCGGCAGTTTGAATGTGAAAAGAGCCATTACATCCTCCCCCGTTCGTGCAGGGGCGTAGGAATGATCTGGCAAATATCGTGCATGGCACGAACGGAACAGGGAGGTGTAACGACCATAGCCCTCAGTCCTTCATGATCTTGTTGATGGCTTCGCGGATGCGCACGGGGCCGGGGAAATAGGCCCATTCCAGACTATGCGGATAGGGCGTGTCGAAGCCGGTGACGCGCTCGATCGGCGCTTCGAGATGGTAGAAGCAGCGCTCCTGCACCAGCGCCGACAGTTCGGCGCCAAAGCCGCTGGTCCGCGTTGCTTCGTGCACGATCAGACAGCGGCCGGTCTTCCTGACCGAGACCTCGATCGTGTCGATGTCGAGCGGCACCAGGCTGCGCAGGTCGACGATTTCGGCATCGATGCCCAGCTTCGCCACGGTATTCTCGACCACATGGACCATCGTGCCATAGCAGAGGATGGTCAGCGCCGCGCCGGGACGGGCGATGCGCGCCTTGCCGAGATCGATGCGATAATAGCCCTGCGGCACCTGCGCATCTGCATGGCCCGCCCAGCTCTTGGCCGGCGTGTCATAATGGCCATCGAACGGGCCGTTATAGATGCGCTTGGGCTCGAAGAAGATGACCGGGTCATTATCCTCGATCGCCGCGATCAGCAGGCCCTTGGCATCATAGGGGGTGGACGGGATCACCGTCTTGACCCCGGACACATGGGTGAAGATGCCTTCCGGGCTCTGGCTGTGGGTCTGGCCGCCGAAGATGCCGCCGCCAAAGGGCGAGCGCACCGTCATCGGCGAGATGAACTCGCCGGCCGAGCGATAGCGCAGCCGTGCCGCCTCGCTCACCAACTGGTCGAGCGCGGGGTAAATATAGTCGGCGAACTGGATTTCCGGCACCGGCCGCAGGCCATAGGCGCCCATGCCGACCGCGACGCCGATGATGCCGCATTCGGTGATCGGCGTGTCGAACACCCGGTTCTTGCCATATTTCTGCTGCAGGCCGGCGGTGGCGCGGAACACGCCGCCGAAATAGCCGACATCCTCGCCCATCACCACGACATCGGGGTCGCGGCCCATCATCACGTCCAGCGCGCTGTTGATCGCCTGGATCATGTTCATCTGGACGGGTTCGTCCTGGCCGCCGGTAACGGCCGTTTCCATGCCCATGTCGTTCACAGCCCTGCCGCCTTCCATTCGTCCAGCATCTGCTGCTGCTGTTCTTTCAGGTGCCAGGGCATGTCCTCGAACACGTCCTGGAACATGCTTTCCATCGGATGGTGAAGGCCATGGCCCAATATGCCGTTCTTTTCCGCCTCGCGCGCGGCGTCGCGGACCATCTCGGCCAGTTCCTGGTCCATCGCGGCGTGCCGCTCCTCGTCCCAGATGCCCAGCGTGATGCAATGCTGTTTCAGCCGCGCAATCGGATCGCCGAGCGGCCATTTGCTGCTTTCCTCGGCCGAGCGATAGGCGGTCGGATCGTCGGATGTGCTATGCCCTTCGACGCGATAGGTGAAATGTTCGATCAGGGTCGGGCCGCCATTGGCGCGGGCGCGGTCGGCGGCCCAGCGGGTGGCGGCATAGACGGCGAGCACGTCATTGCCGTCGACGCGCAGCCCGGCAATGCCATAGCCGATCGCGCGCGCGGCGAAGGTGGTCGCCTCCGCCCCGGCAAAGCCGGAGAAGCTGCTGATCGCCCACTGGTTGTTCACCACATTCATGATGACCGGGGCGCGATAGACGCTGGCGAAGGTGCAGGCCGAATGGAAGTCGCCCTCCGCCGTGGAGCCCTCGCCACACCAGGTGGCGGCGATGCGGGTATCGCCCTTGGCCGCGCTCGCCATCGCCCAGCCCACCGCCTGGGGATATTGGGTGGTGAGGTTGCCGGAGATGGAGAAGAAGCCGGCCTCCCGCGCCGAATACATGATCGGCAGCTGGCGCCCCTTCATCCGGTCGCCCTTGTTCGAGTAGATCTGGTTCATCATGTCGACGATGGACCAGTCGCGCGCGATCAATATGCCCTGCTGGCGGTAGGAGGGGAAGCACATGTCGTCGCGCGACAGGGCAAGCGCAGCGCCGATCGACACCGCCTCCTCACCGGTCGACTTCATGTAGAAGCTGGTCTTGCCCTGGCGCTGGGCGCGGAACATGCGGCCGTCAAAGGCGCGGGTCAGCGCCATGTAGCGCAGCATCTTGAGCAGCGTGTCGGCCGGCAGCTTGGGATCCCAGGCGCCGACCGCATGGCCATCCTCATCCAGCACACGGACCAGCCCATAGGCGAAGTCACGCATCTGCGAAGGGTGGGTCGCCTCGTCCGGGCGCGGTGCCGCGTCGGCCGCGGGAATGTCGAAATGGGTGAAGTCCGCGCTCTCGCCGGGCCGCGCGGGCGGCTCGGGCACATGCAGCTGCAGCGGCGGCAGGTTGCGTCCCTGCCCGTCCGTCACAGCGCCGGATTCGATCGAATCGGTCATCCTGCCTCCTATTGTGCGTTGCAATAATATTGCTTGTGGCAATTATTATATTTCAACGCCGCGCAAGGCAAGCCTTACTGACCCAATTCCTTTTCGCCTGTCGCCTTCGCTGTCACCTTAAACAGCGACGGGCGCGGAAATATGGGCCTGCGGCGCATAATCCTGCACCTCGAAATCCTCGATCTTATAGTCGAAAATGCTCGAAGGCCGGCGATTGATCCGCAGCTTTGGCGCACCCGCCGGAGTGCGGCTGATCTGCTCCTCCACCAGATCGGCATGGTTGAGATAGAGATGGACGTCGCCGCCCTGCCAGACCACCTCGCCCGGCTCCAGATCGCATTGCTGGGCCAGCATCCGGGTGATCATCGACAGGCCGAAGATGTTGAAGGCAAAGCCCAATCCCAGGTCACAGCTGCGCTGGAAGAGCAGGCCGTTGAGGCGGCCGTCGGACACCTGGAACTGATAGGTCATGTGGCAGGGCGGCAGCGCCATTTGCGCGACTTCGGCGACATTCCAGCCGGTGAAGAGCAGGCGGCGCGAGCCGGGGTTGGTGCGAATCGCATCGACCAGCGCGGCGATCTGGTTGTGGCCCTGTGCTGCCCGGCGGAACAGGCCGTCGCCGGCCGGCTCGTAGCGCGGCCAGTTCACCCATTGGGCGCCATAGACCGGGCCGAGATCGCCCCATTGCCGGGCAAAGGCTTCATCCTCGATGATTCGCGCCTCGAACGCGTCGCGGTCGATATCCTCGCCGGTCGCCTTGCGGTAGCTGTCGAGCGGCCAGTCGGTCCAGATATGGACATTCTGCTTCACCAGCTCACGGATATTGGTGTCGCCGGTGAGGAACCACAGCATCTCGCG
This window encodes:
- a CDS encoding class I SAM-dependent methyltransferase, coding for MPKEGELAYLANTGDIGRQHSLEKPFSDPQCGLNLASIGYVMSLLPPTPARILDLGCGGGWTSIFLAKHGYRVTGQDIAPDMIELARENAARHGLDDRLDFICGDFEQIGDQGRFDAAIFFDSLHHAEDEALAIRAAWAALKPGGLLITHEPGEGHATHPDSIEAMRLYGVTERDMPPHLIIARGREAGFTQYRVLPLPQYLHHLFYEDNRYLRQRLSQRYWRRVGRILRLIFRPDLRRGAIVVLTK
- a CDS encoding dihydrolipoamide acetyltransferase family protein: MALFTFKLPDIGEGIAQAEIVGWHVQVGDRVEEDQPIADMMTDKATVEMESPVAGTVVRLAGEPGDQVSIGSMLVEIETEGEGAADAPVPLVETVEAETPFLPDTGRGTVREANGGGGAPLDAPVEEPAITPQLAKADSPLHQPAAGPPPRAREDSAILASPAVRARARELGIDLALVKPNGDHIRHADLDAYLLYGSGQGYRPAGRAAPRPDEQVKVIGMRRRIAENMAASKRHIPHFTYVEEIDVTALEEARAQLNAHRGDRPKLTMLPLLIVAICKTLPDFPMLNARYDDEAGVVTRHGAVHLGMATQTEAGLMVPVIRDAQDKNVWQLATEIRRLADAARSGKATSAELSGSTLTLTSLGPLGGIATTPVINRPEVAIIGPNRVIERPMFRGKEIVAAKLMNLSISCDHRVVDGWDAASFVQAVRKLLETPVLLFEG
- a CDS encoding alpha-ketoacid dehydrogenase subunit beta, translating into MNMIQAINSALDVMMGRDPDVVVMGEDVGYFGGVFRATAGLQQKYGKNRVFDTPITECGIIGVAVGMGAYGLRPVPEIQFADYIYPALDQLVSEAARLRYRSAGEFISPMTVRSPFGGGIFGGQTHSQSPEGIFTHVSGVKTVIPSTPYDAKGLLIAAIEDNDPVIFFEPKRIYNGPFDGHYDTPAKSWAGHADAQVPQGYYRIDLGKARIARPGAALTILCYGTMVHVVENTVAKLGIDAEIVDLRSLVPLDIDTIEVSVRKTGRCLIVHEATRTSGFGAELSALVQERCFYHLEAPIERVTGFDTPYPHSLEWAYFPGPVRIREAINKIMKD
- a CDS encoding 3-methyl-2-oxobutanoate dehydrogenase (2-methylpropanoyl-transferring) subunit alpha, producing MTDSIESGAVTDGQGRNLPPLQLHVPEPPARPGESADFTHFDIPAADAAPRPDEATHPSQMRDFAYGLVRVLDEDGHAVGAWDPKLPADTLLKMLRYMALTRAFDGRMFRAQRQGKTSFYMKSTGEEAVSIGAALALSRDDMCFPSYRQQGILIARDWSIVDMMNQIYSNKGDRMKGRQLPIMYSAREAGFFSISGNLTTQYPQAVGWAMASAAKGDTRIAATWCGEGSTAEGDFHSACTFASVYRAPVIMNVVNNQWAISSFSGFAGAEATTFAARAIGYGIAGLRVDGNDVLAVYAATRWAADRARANGGPTLIEHFTYRVEGHSTSDDPTAYRSAEESSKWPLGDPIARLKQHCITLGIWDEERHAAMDQELAEMVRDAAREAEKNGILGHGLHHPMESMFQDVFEDMPWHLKEQQQQMLDEWKAAGL
- the thyA gene encoding thymidylate synthase, producing the protein MSPQPPHYEEQYLDLMRHIWRHGDERIDRTGVGTRSILGATLRFSLADHAVPLLTTKRVYWKVAAREMLWFLTGDTNIRELVKQNVHIWTDWPLDSYRKATGEDIDRDAFEARIIEDEAFARQWGDLGPVYGAQWVNWPRYEPAGDGLFRRAAQGHNQIAALVDAIRTNPGSRRLLFTGWNVAEVAQMALPPCHMTYQFQVSDGRLNGLLFQRSCDLGLGFAFNIFGLSMITRMLAQQCDLEPGEVVWQGGDVHLYLNHADLVEEQISRTPAGAPKLRINRRPSSIFDYKIEDFEVQDYAPQAHISAPVAV